One genomic region from Capra hircus breed San Clemente chromosome 18, ASM170441v1, whole genome shotgun sequence encodes:
- the RPL13 gene encoding 60S ribosomal protein L13 codes for MAPSRNGMILKPHFHKDWQRRVATWFNQPARKIRRRKARQAKARRIAPRPASGPLRPVVRCPTVRYHTKVRAGRGFSLEELRVAGIHKKVARTIGISVDPRRRNKCTESLQANVQRLKEYRSKLILFPRKPSAPKKGDSSAEELKLATQLTGPVMPIRNVYKKEKARVITEEEKNFKAFASLRMARANARLFGIRAKRAKEAAEQDVEKKK; via the exons ATGGCGCCTAGCCGGAATGGCATGATCCTGAAGCCCCACTTTCACAAGGACTGGCAGCGGCGCGTGGCCACGTGGTTTAACCAGCCGGCTCGCAAGATCCGTAG ACGCAAGGCCCGGCAGGCCAAGGCGCGCCGCATTGCCCCGCGCCCCGCGTCCGGTCCTCTCCGGCCGGTGGTGAGATGCCCGACGGTCAGGTACCACACGAAGGTTCGTGCCGGCAGGGGCTTCAGCCTGGAGGAGCTTAGG GTGGCCGGAATCCACAAGAAGGTGGCCCGGACCATTGGGATCTCGGTGGACCCGAGGCGGCGGAACAAGTGCACGGAGTCCCTGCAAGCCAACGTGCAGCGGCTCAAGGAGTACCGCTCCAAACTTATCCTGTTCCCCAGGAAGCCCTCGGCCCCCAAGAAGGGAGACAGCTCT GCTGAAGAGCTCAAACTGGCCACTCAGCTGACTGGACCTGTTATGCCCATACGGAAC GTCTATAAGAAGGAGAAAGCCAGAGTCATCACAGAGGAGGAGAAGAACTTTAAGGCTTTTGCCAGTCTCCGCATGGCCCGTGCCAACGCCCGGCTCTTCGGCATCCGGGCAAAAAGGGCCAAGGAAGCCGCAGAACAGgatgttgaaaagaaaaaataa